Proteins encoded in a region of the Globicephala melas chromosome 1, mGloMel1.2, whole genome shotgun sequence genome:
- the LOC115859901 gene encoding chymosin, which translates to MRCLVVLLSVLALSQGTGITRIPLHKGKPLRKALKEHGLLEDFLQKHQSAVSSKYSSFGEVASEPLTSYLDSQYFGKIYIGTPPQEFTVVFDTGSSDLWVPSVYCKSDACQNHQRFDPSMSSTFQNLGKPLSIQYGTGSMQGFLGYDTVTVSDIVDPQQTVGLSTQEPGDVFTYSEFDGILGLAYPSLASEYSVPVFDNMMNRHLVAQDLFSVYMDRNGQESMLTLGAIDLSYYTGSLHWVPVTLQKYWQFTVDSVTIGGVVVACDGGCQAILDTGTSMLVGPSSDILNIQMAIGATQNQYGEFDIDCGSLSSMPTVVFEINSRMYPLTPSAYTNQDQGFCTSGFQGENNSQQWILGDVFIREYYSVFDRANNRVGLAKAV; encoded by the exons ATGAGGTGTCTCGTGGTGCTACTTTCAGTCCTCGCTCTCTCCCAGGGCACTGGGATCACCAG GATCCCTCTGCACAAAGGCAAACCCCTGAGAAAGGCACTAAAAGAGCATGGGCTCCTGGAGGACTTCCTGCAGAAACACCAGTCTGCCGTCAGCAGCAAGTACTCCAGCTTCGGGGAGGTGGCCAGTGAGCCCCTGACCAGCTACCTGGAT AGTCAGTACTTTGGGAAGATCTACATTGGGACCCCGCCCCAGGAGTTCACTGTGGTGTTTGACACTGGCTCCTCCGACCTCTGGGTGCCCTCTGTCTACTGCAAGAGCGACGCCTGCC AAAATCACCAGCGCTTCGACCCAAGCATGTCGTCCACCTTCCAGAACCTGGGCAAGCCCCTGTCCATCCAGTATGGCACGGGCAGCATGCAGGGCTTCCTGGGCTACGACACCGTCACT GTCTCCGACATTGTGGACCCCCAGCAGACCGTGGGCCTGAGCACCCAGGAACCTGGTGACGTCTTCACCTACTCCGAGTTCGATGGGATCCTGGGGCTGGCCTACCCCTCCCTTGCCTCTGAGTACTCGGTCCCCGTGTTTGACAACATGATGAACAGGCACCTGGTGGCCCAAGACCTGTTCTCGGTTTACATGGACAG GAATGGCCAGGAGAGCATGCTCACACTGGGGGCCATTGACCTGTCCTACTACACAGGATCCCTGCACTGGGTGCCTGTGACCTTGCAGAAGTACTGGCAGTTCACCGTGGACAG TGTCACCATCGGCGGTGTGGTGGTGGCCTGTGATGGTGGCTGTCAGGCCATCCTGGACACGGGCACCTCCATGCTGGTCGGGCCCAGCAGTGACATCCTTAACATCCAGATGGCCATCGGAGCCACACAGAACCAGTACGGTGAG TTTGACATCGACTGCGGCAGCCTGAGCAGCATGCCTACGGTGGTCTTTGAGATCAACAGCAGAATGTACCCACTGACCCCCTCCGCCTACACCAACCAG GACCAGGGCTTCTGCACCAGTGGCTTCCAGGGTGAAAATAATTCCCAGCAGTGGATCCTGGGGGATGTCTTCATCCGGGAGTATTACAGCGTCTTTGACAGGGCCAACAACCGCGTGGGGCTGGCCAAGGCCGTCTGA